Sequence from the Theropithecus gelada isolate Dixy chromosome 20, Tgel_1.0, whole genome shotgun sequence genome:
AAGGAAATCCAGTCTTAGGAATCTCATTTTCTGGCTTTGATCTGGTTGTCAGTTGGGATGGACTTGCCCAAGTGATGGCCCACAGAAAGgccaaatttcttgtttttctcctcaTCCTGTACCTCTTTTTTCATTAAGAATCCTGCCTGGAAGTTTAGGTCAAAGAGGCTGCTTGGAGCAAAATACAGTGGTGTCTCATCCCAAATATTCTCCAGGCGTTTCTTCCATCCTTCCAGGATCTGAATTCGGGCGTCTGCTGGAGTGTGCCCAATGCTATATGTCAGTTGAGGTTCTAAGACTTGGAAGCCACAGAAATGCAGAATGCCACTCTGAGGATACAAAAAGCACAGAGAGGTAAGTCAACCAA
This genomic interval carries:
- the NQO1 gene encoding NAD(P)H dehydrogenase [quinone] 1 isoform X5 — translated: MVGKRALIVLAHSERTSFNYAMKEAAVAALKKKGWEVAESDLYAMNFNPIISRKDITGKLKDPANFQYAAESILAYKEGRLSPDIVAEQKKLEAADLVIFQSGILHFCGFQVLEPQLTYSIGHTPADARIQILEGWKKRLENIWDETPLYFAPSSLFDLNFQAGFLMKKEVQDEEKNKKFGLSVGHHLGKSIPTDNQIKARK